In Nitrosarchaeum koreense MY1, one genomic interval encodes:
- a CDS encoding amidophosphoribosyltransferase, with product MVKENCGVVGIFSLSGTNVVPMAIDALRALQHRGQEAWGVAIPNKEPLKRLGLVSGASSEFKKICEEYASPAVIGHVRYSTMGRSTLENAQPLKVKDLCIAHNGTIANVQELSNLVGGCSFTPQNASDTLVAAQRLVSLISENGQMGKALSILKNEMVGSYCFTFISDDNSVFAARDPKGFRPMVLGYKESDDTYIVASESSAVSAVGAKLQRDVKPGELIKLSKNGLETERFSEDTSRAHCSFEFTYFAHPSSNMEGANIYISRKNIGRFLAKKFPIRDADLVIPVPDSARPAALGYAQELGITFDEGLLKDRYSKKGPLRSFIEPHQSDRIEINRWIIPIKEIIAGKHVVVIDDSLVRGTSSKAIIQALRRAGAKKISMVITYPPIKFPCYAGIDFPSQDELATFSDGKVMNEAELTEMVRKSIGADFLGYNDAENLAAAVGIPKDSMCFTCSSGNYDSLGITPEFKTRLEMKGE from the coding sequence ATGGTTAAGGAGAATTGTGGCGTAGTTGGAATTTTTAGTCTTAGTGGAACTAATGTCGTTCCAATGGCAATTGATGCACTAAGGGCTTTACAGCATAGAGGACAAGAAGCTTGGGGTGTTGCAATCCCAAACAAAGAACCGCTAAAAAGATTGGGACTCGTTTCAGGGGCATCATCAGAGTTTAAGAAAATATGTGAGGAATATGCATCACCTGCAGTAATTGGACATGTTCGTTATTCTACAATGGGACGAAGTACTTTGGAAAATGCACAACCCCTCAAAGTAAAGGACCTGTGCATTGCTCATAATGGAACGATTGCAAATGTGCAGGAACTATCAAATCTGGTAGGTGGTTGTTCTTTTACTCCGCAAAATGCAAGTGACACTTTGGTTGCAGCACAAAGGTTGGTGTCACTAATTTCTGAGAATGGCCAGATGGGAAAAGCATTATCTATTTTAAAAAATGAGATGGTTGGCTCTTATTGTTTTACATTTATCTCTGATGATAATTCCGTATTTGCCGCAAGAGACCCAAAAGGATTCAGACCGATGGTCTTGGGTTACAAGGAATCAGATGACACATACATTGTGGCATCTGAATCATCTGCAGTTTCTGCAGTTGGCGCAAAACTGCAACGCGATGTAAAACCCGGCGAGCTTATCAAACTCAGCAAAAATGGATTGGAGACTGAAAGATTCTCAGAAGACACATCAAGGGCTCACTGCTCTTTTGAATTTACATATTTTGCACATCCATCAAGTAACATGGAGGGCGCAAACATCTACATCTCAAGAAAAAACATTGGACGATTTTTGGCAAAAAAATTCCCAATAAGAGATGCAGACCTTGTAATTCCGGTTCCAGATTCTGCAAGACCTGCAGCCTTGGGATATGCACAAGAGTTGGGAATTACTTTTGATGAAGGGTTACTCAAAGACAGATACAGCAAGAAAGGACCATTGCGTAGTTTTATTGAGCCACACCAAAGCGACAGAATTGAAATCAATCGATGGATTATTCCAATCAAAGAAATCATTGCAGGAAAACACGTCGTTGTAATTGATGACAGCCTAGTTAGGGGAACTAGCTCAAAGGCGATTATCCAAGCATTAAGACGAGCAGGTGCAAAAAAAATCAGCATGGTGATCACATATCCTCCTATCAAATTCCCGTGTTATGCTGGAATTGACTTTCCTTCTCAAGATGAGTTGGCCACATTTTCTGATGGTAAGGTGATGAACGAAGCTGAATTAACTGAAATGGTAAGAAAGAGTATTGGTGCTGACTTTTTGGGGTATAATGATGCAGAAAATTTGGCAGCAGCCGTTGGAATTCCAAAGGATTCAATGTGTTTTACATGTTCGTCTGGAAACTATGATTCCCTAGGAATTACCCCAGAGTTTAAAACACGTCTTGAGATGAAAGGAGAATAA
- a CDS encoding PPOX class F420-dependent oxidoreductase yields the protein MKLEEKVVKLFQQRNIVFIATLMKDGSPQLSPVWANCDSDYVYVNTAEGRIKHKNILRDPRVAVSVVGSNNPLDMTTIRGKVEKIIPDYDYAHADKLTQQYMGRNHYPFKREDEKRIILKIKPERVFVLPELKMNDE from the coding sequence ATGAAATTGGAAGAAAAAGTCGTAAAATTATTTCAGCAAAGAAATATCGTGTTTATTGCAACTTTGATGAAAGATGGTTCCCCTCAACTCTCCCCTGTATGGGCTAACTGCGATTCAGATTATGTTTATGTAAATACTGCCGAGGGAAGAATTAAACACAAAAATATTTTGCGTGATCCTCGAGTTGCAGTATCTGTTGTAGGAAGTAACAATCCTCTTGACATGACAACCATTCGAGGAAAAGTTGAGAAAATAATTCCTGATTATGATTATGCACATGCAGACAAATTAACTCAGCAATACATGGGGAGAAATCATTACCCATTCAAAAGAGAAGATGAAAAAAGAATTATTCTTAAAATAAAACCAGAACGTGTTTTTGTCTTGCCTGAATTAAAAATGAATGACGAGTAA
- a CDS encoding Lrp/AsnC ligand binding domain-containing protein, producing the protein METAYVLVKSQVAHEMDVMGELLKIDNVKEARGTFGVYDIFVKVEAKTSKELEDTITKNIRKVKHVISTTTLSVIPEQDKN; encoded by the coding sequence ATGGAAACTGCATATGTTCTGGTAAAAAGCCAAGTGGCACATGAAATGGATGTGATGGGTGAATTGCTAAAAATTGATAACGTAAAAGAGGCAAGAGGAACATTTGGCGTTTATGATATTTTTGTCAAAGTAGAGGCAAAGACATCAAAAGAACTTGAAGACACAATTACAAAAAATATTAGAAAAGTAAAACATGTAATTTCTACTACCACCCTGTCGGTAATCCCAGAACAAGACAAAAACTAG
- the purC gene encoding phosphoribosylaminoimidazolesuccinocarboxamide synthase: MKFLTSGKVKDLYDVDENTLLFKFSDRVSAYDVKFKENIPKKGEVLCKFAEFWFDTLQVSNHFVKKQSDTEILVKKMKMLPIECVVRGYFYGSLINRWKKGEVKLPQGTDTTLAAKLLEPIFDPTTKSEHDIPIDKQKALQMNLVNEEQYSWLEKTSIEIYKKMSEVADKSGFILADLKLEFGILDGKITLGDSIGPDEYRLWPKETYQVGKTQESFDKQILRDWLTENGYQKQFDDSRDAGKEPIPPAIPPEIIQKMTNRYVIAYEKLTGHSL; encoded by the coding sequence GTGAAATTTCTAACGTCTGGAAAGGTAAAGGATCTGTATGATGTAGATGAAAATACCCTTCTCTTCAAGTTCTCAGACAGGGTTTCAGCATATGACGTAAAATTCAAAGAAAATATTCCTAAAAAGGGTGAGGTTTTGTGCAAATTTGCAGAATTTTGGTTTGATACACTTCAGGTTTCTAATCATTTTGTAAAAAAACAATCAGACACTGAGATTCTTGTAAAAAAGATGAAGATGCTTCCAATAGAGTGTGTGGTTCGAGGCTATTTTTATGGTAGTCTGATAAATAGATGGAAAAAAGGCGAGGTGAAACTACCCCAAGGCACTGACACTACACTTGCTGCAAAACTCTTGGAGCCAATTTTTGATCCGACCACAAAATCAGAACATGATATTCCAATTGATAAACAAAAAGCATTGCAAATGAATCTGGTAAATGAAGAACAGTATTCATGGCTTGAAAAAACATCAATTGAGATTTACAAAAAAATGTCTGAGGTGGCAGACAAGTCTGGATTTATTTTAGCTGATCTAAAACTAGAGTTTGGAATTTTAGATGGGAAAATAACCTTGGGCGATTCCATCGGTCCTGATGAGTATCGTTTATGGCCAAAGGAGACATACCAGGTTGGTAAAACCCAAGAATCTTTTGATAAACAGATATTGCGAGACTGGCTAACTGAGAATGGATACCAAAAGCAATTTGATGATTCACGTGATGCAGGAAAAGAACCAATACCCCCTGCAATACCACCTGAGATAATTCAAAAGATGACAAACAGATACGTCATTGCATATGAAAAATTAACTGGCCATTCTCTATAA
- a CDS encoding DUF427 domain-containing protein → MKAIWNNVVIAESDDTVVVEGNHYFPIDSIKSEYFKKTDLTTFCGWKGMANYYSVTINGKTNKDCAWYYAEPNDAAKKIKGMVAFWNGVDVK, encoded by the coding sequence ATGAAAGCAATTTGGAATAATGTTGTAATTGCCGAAAGTGATGACACTGTAGTAGTTGAAGGAAATCATTATTTTCCAATTGATTCGATAAAATCTGAATATTTTAAAAAAACCGATTTGACTACTTTTTGCGGATGGAAGGGAATGGCAAATTATTATTCTGTGACAATTAACGGAAAAACCAACAAAGACTGTGCATGGTACTATGCCGAACCAAACGATGCTGCCAAAAAGATCAAAGGAATGGTAGCGTTTTGGAACGGTGTTGATGTAAAATAA
- a CDS encoding DUF4352 domain-containing protein, with amino-acid sequence MARIGIIIVILGIIISIGAAMYMYTQYQTNFIIGKSGEAVTVGPVEYIVTFDGTHEGNKERIPENTFVKIKIIAKNISNEDTRISGGQFYIVDEKQQKHRAVYGKFSADDLLDHILEPNKPVMFTTQFDIPYDEQNQYSVTIRPTKIQSTTDTAVICITNC; translated from the coding sequence ATGGCACGAATTGGCATCATCATCGTGATTCTGGGAATTATAATTTCGATTGGAGCTGCCATGTACATGTATACTCAATATCAAACCAATTTCATTATTGGAAAATCAGGTGAAGCAGTGACAGTAGGACCTGTAGAATATATTGTAACTTTTGATGGAACACATGAAGGAAACAAGGAAAGAATACCTGAAAATACATTTGTGAAGATCAAAATTATTGCAAAAAACATTAGCAATGAAGACACAAGAATTTCAGGAGGTCAATTTTACATTGTTGATGAAAAACAACAAAAACACCGAGCAGTGTATGGTAAGTTTTCTGCAGATGATCTGCTAGATCACATATTAGAGCCAAACAAACCGGTAATGTTCACTACACAATTTGACATTCCATATGATGAGCAAAATCAATACAGTGTAACAATTCGTCCAACAAAAATACAATCAACAACAGATACAGCTGTGATTTGCATCACTAATTGTTGA
- a CDS encoding winged helix-turn-helix domain-containing protein: MSTLLEKEIKVNRILTTSVQHARAIEDPARSKIIEILYHRALSADQISSELKKTGYKKALTTVRHHLDILKEAGLIEIAKIEESRGAITKFYSTSTKLLGYAAPDDFDSKYSKVIDNTSVKIEKILRSITPKTAKTKKAKGGNSADYSQYLVMEIMNRAMTNIMENSSKDHE, from the coding sequence ATGTCTACACTACTAGAGAAGGAAATCAAAGTAAATCGAATTCTTACAACAAGCGTCCAACACGCACGTGCAATTGAAGACCCTGCACGCTCGAAAATCATTGAAATTCTATACCATCGTGCATTATCTGCAGATCAGATTTCAAGTGAGCTAAAAAAGACAGGATACAAAAAAGCCCTGACCACTGTTCGTCATCATCTTGATATTTTAAAAGAAGCCGGATTAATTGAAATTGCCAAGATTGAGGAATCACGCGGTGCCATCACAAAATTTTACAGCACTTCTACAAAATTATTGGGATATGCTGCACCTGATGATTTTGATTCCAAATACTCCAAGGTTATTGACAACACATCTGTGAAGATTGAAAAAATTCTCAGATCCATTACTCCAAAGACTGCAAAAACAAAAAAAGCCAAAGGTGGAAACTCTGCAGACTATTCACAGTACCTAGTAATGGAAATCATGAATCGTGCCATGACCAACATTATGGAAAATTCTAGCAAGGATCATGAATAA